In Deefgea piscis, the genomic window TGCCACGCGCATCTTTCTCAACGCCAAAAGCGTCAAGGATGCTGGCAACGGGATGGGTAAAGCCCATAGCCAAGAATACCAAATCGGCTGGCAGTTCAAATTCACTGCCAGCAATCGGGGTCGGTTTGCCATCTTGCCATGCTAAACGCACCAACTGCACCGCTTTGAGTACGCCATTTTCACCGATAAACGCTTGCGTTTGCACCGCGAAATCGCGGTCAGCACCTTCTTCATGACTGCTTGAAGTGCGCATTTTGACCGGCCAATATGGCCAAACCAGCGGTTTGTTTTCTTGCTCTGGCGGTTGCGGCATTAATTCAAGTTGCGTCACGCTCGCTGCGCCATGACGGTTACTCGTCCCAACGCAGTCAGAACCGGTATCGCCACCCCCAATCACCACGACGTGTTTACCCGCCGCATGGATAGGATTGGCAGCACCGCCGGCCACTTGTTTGTTTTGCGCAATCAGTAATTCCAAAGCGTAATGCACGCCTTTTAGCTCGCGCCCCGCTACGGGTAAATCACGCGGCACTTCTGCGCCACCGGCCAAAATCACCGCATCAAACTGAGCATCAAGCTCTGCAGGGGTGATCACCGTTTGCGCATCGCAAACGATACCAGCAGGTATATCTTTAGAACCAATAATGGTATTGGTCTTAAACAAAATACCCTCGGCTTTTAATTGCGCCAAACGACGATCAATCACCGATTGCTCTAATTTAAAATCAGGAATGCCGTAGCGCAATAAACCACCCACAGCGGCGTTTTTTTCAAACACCGTCACCGCGTGTCCCGCGCGTGCTAATTGCTGTGCGGCGGCTAAGCCCGCGGGGCCAGAGCCAACGACGGCGACTTTTTTACCGGTTTTAACCGTGGCGATTTGCGGTAGCACCCAGCCGTTTTCCCAGCCTTTATCAATGATCGAGCGCTCGATGGATTTAATCCCGACCGGATCATCATTAATGCCCAGCGTACAGGCCGCTTCGCACGGCGCAGGGCACACACGGCCAGTAAACTCCGGAAAATTATTGGTTGAATGCAACACATCCAAGGCCGTTTTCCAGTCTTGGTGGTACACCAAATCGTTAAAATCAGGGATCACATTGTTGACTGGGCAACCGTTATTACAAAACGGAATGCCGCAGTCCATGCAGCGTGCGCCTTGCAATTTGGCTTTGTCATCGCTTAATGCTGGAACAAATTCCCGATAATGCGTTAGGCGCTGGGCCACCGGCTCGTAACTGTCTTTAACGCGTTCAATTTCTAAAAATCCAGTTGGCTTGCCCATTATGCAATCTCCTTCACTGCGGCTGCGGCATTCACATTCGCTGCGGCCATTTCGTTTAATGCCCGGCGATATTCATTCGGAAACACTTTCACAAACGCCGCACGGCTCACTGGCCAATCTTGCAGCAACTGGCTGGCACGAGCGCTGCCGCTTAACTCAGCGTGGCGAGCGATCAAAGCTTTGAGCTGGGTTTCATCGGCAAGGTCATTGTGCAACGGTGCGGCTTGTTCCGCTGCGGGTAGCACACGCTCTAGCGCGACTTGCGCCATATTGCAGCGCCCAGCAAACACGCCGTCTGGATCATAAACATACGCTATGCCACCCGACATCCCGGCGGCAAAATTGCGCCCAGTTTGCCCCAGAACAACGACGGTACCACCGGTCATGTATTCACAACCATGGTCGCCCAAGCCTTCAACCACCGCCGTGGCACCGGAATTACGCACGGCAAACCGCTCGCCACCGACACCGGCAAAGAAGGCTTCACCGGCAATCGCGCCAAATAGTACGGTATTGCCAACGATGATGTTTTCCCAGGTTTTGCCGCTAAATGCTGCATTTGGACGAATCACAATCCGCCCGCCCGACAAGCCTTTACCGACATAATCATTACCTTCACCGGTTAAGGTGATGGTGATGCCGCGCGCCAAGAAGGCGGCAAAACTTTGCCCAGCAGTGCCGTGTAGCGCCACTTGCAGCGTGTCTTCCGGCAAGCCCGCGTGGCCATAACGACGTGCCACTTCACCCGAGAGCATTGCGCCGACGGTGCGGTTAATGTTTTTCACGGCGAGACTAATTTGGGTCACTTCACCGCGTTCCAGCGCTGGAGCCGCTTGCGCCAATAATTGATTGTCGAGCGCTTTGTTTAGGCCATGATCTTGTACTTCGGCGTGCAAACGAGAGACTTCTGGCCCGGCTTTGGGCTGGTAGAAAATCTTGCTAAAGTCCAGACCCTTGGTCTTCCAATGGTCTACCCCTGCTTGTTTATCGAGTAAATCAGAACGGCCAATCAATTCATCTATGGTGCGAACGCCCATTTCGGCCATGATTTGGCGCGCCTCTTCGGCAACGAAGAAGAAGTAATTCACCACATGCTCAGGCTGACCCGAAAAACGCTGACGCAGCACTGGATCTTGCGTCGCCACGCCGACTGGGCAAGTGTTCAGATGGCATTTGCGCATCATGATGCAGCCCTCCACCACCAACGGCGCTGTGGCAAAACCGAATTCATCCGCACCGAGCAAAGCACCAATCACCACGTCGCGACCGGTTTTCATTTGGCCGTCAACCTGCACCCGAACTCGACCGCGTAGCTTATTGAGCACCAGCGTTTGCTGGGTTTCAGCCAGTCCCAATTCCCACGGACCACCCGCATGCTTGATCGACGATTGCGGTGAAGCACCGGTACCGCCGTCATGACCGGCAATCACCAAGTGGTCGGCTTTGGCTTTAGTCACCCCTGCCGCCACGGTGCCCACGCCCACTTCTGCGACCAATTTCACCGAAATCGACGCCACTGGGTTGACGTTTTTCAAATCGTGAATCAGCTGCGCCAAATCTTCGATCGAATAAATATCATGATGCGGCGGTGGCGAAATCAAACCCACGCCCGGCACTGAATGGCGCAATTTACCGATGTATTCCGAAACCTTATGGCCCGGAAGTTGACCGCCTTCACCAGGCTTGGCGCCTTGCGCCATTTTGATCTGAATTTGATCGGCGTTCACCAAGTATTCCGTGGTGACACCAAAACGGCCCGATGCTACCTGCTTAATGGCGGATCTCAGGCTATCGCCTTCTTTAAACGTGTAATCACGCTCGATGCGGCTCTTACCAATCACTTCAGACAGCGTTTGACCCGCTTTTAGCGCTCCAAATCGCGCCGCGTCTTCGCCACCTTCACCGGTATTGGATTTGCCGCCAATGCGGTTCATTGCAATTGCCAACGTTGAATGCGCTTCAGTCGAAATCGAACCCAGCGACATCGCGCCGGTGGCAAAACGTTTCACGATTTCTGCTGCCGATTCAACTTCTGCCAAAGGCACAGGCGCGCCTGCTGGTTTAATCTCAAACAGGCCACGTAGCGTCAGGTGACGCTTACTTTGGTCGTTAATCAGCGCGGCGTATTCTTTGTACGTTGAATACGAGTTGCTGCGTGTTGCGTGCTGCAATTTGGCAATCGAATCGGGCGTCCACAAATGGTCTTCACCGCGAATCCTAAAGGCATATTCGCCACCAGCATCGAGCTGATTGGCGAGCACCGGATCAGTACCAAATGCCGAGGTATGTAGCCGCACAGCCTCTTCAGCAATGTCAAACAGGCCAATACCCTCAACATTACTTGCCGTGCCGGTAAAGTATTTTTTCACCACTGATTTTTGCAAACCAATCGCTTCAAAAATCTGCGCGCCGGTGTACGACATATACGTTGAGATGCCCATTTTCGACATCACTTTCATCAAGCCCTTACCCACAGCTTTGATAAAGTTTTTCTGATATTTCGCTGCCAGTTCTGCGTCGCCGCCATTGGCATACGCCAAATCCGCCAGCGTCGCCAAGGTCAAATACGGATACACCGCTTCTGCGCCATAGCCGCCGAGCAAGGCGATATGGTGCGTTTCCCGCGCTGAGCCGGTTTCAACCACCAAACCAGTGCTGGTGCGCAGACCGCGCTTCACCAAGTGCTGATGAATCGCCGAGGTGGCCAGCAAGGCCGGAATCGCCACGTGCGTGGCATCCATCGCCCGATCAGAAACGATCAGAATATTGGCGCCTGATTTAACGGCGTCTTCTGCTTCGGCGACCAAAGACGCCAAGCGCGCTTCAACGCCTTCTTTACCCCAAGCAACGGGGTAGCAGATATCGAGTTGATGCGAATAAAACTTACCGCCAGTGTATTGGCCGATATTGCGGATTTTTTCAAACTGCGCGCTCGACAATACCGGTTGCGCAACTTCCAGACGAATCGGTGGATTGATGTCGGTGGTGCCAAGTAGATTCGGTTTCGGGCCGATAAACGACACCAAAGACATCACCATTTCTTCACGAATCGGATCGATCGGTGGATTGGTCACTTGAGCAAATAATTGCTTGAAGTAGTGATACAGCGGCTTGTTTTTGCGCGACAACACCGTGAGCGCAGCGTCATTGCCCATTGAGCCCGTTGGTTCTTCACCAGCTTTGGCCATCGGCTCCAAAATGAACTTGAGGTCTTCTTGCGTGTAACCAAAGGCTTGCTGTTGATCGAGCAGCGAGTGGGCATCAGGCAGTGGGAAACTCACCTCGCCATCGTCGCCTTCGATGTCATCGAGCTTAATGCGGATTTTTTCAATCCATTCGCGATATGGCTTGGCGTTGGCGAGGCTGTCTTTCAGCTCTTTATCATCGATAATCCGGCCTTGCTCTAAGTCGATCAAGAACATCTTGCCTGGCTGCAAACGCCATTTTTTATTAATGCGCTCTTCACTAATCGGCAACACACCCGATTCAGACGCCATCACCACCAAATCATCGTTGGTGACTAAATAACGTGCAGGACGCAGGCCGTTACGATCGAGCGTTGCGCCGATTTGGCGACCGTCGGTAAACGCCACTGCGGCAGGGCCATCCCAAGGTTCCATCATCGCGGCGTGATATTCGTAGAAGGCGCGGCGATTTTCATCCATTTCGCCGTTACGTTCCCAAGCTTCAGGAATCATCATCATCATCGCTTGCGCTAGCGAATAACCGCCCATCACCAAGAGTTCGAGCGCATTATCAAACGATGCCGAATCCGATTGCCCTGGATAAATCAGCGGCCAGATTTTATCGATGTCTTTACCCAGCACCGGCGAGCTAATGGCTTTTTCACGCGCGCGAATCCAGTTCACATTGCCACGCAAAGTGTTGATTTCGCCGTTATGCGCGATATAACGGAATGGATGGGCTAAATCCCAAGTTGGGAAGGTATTGGTCGAGAAACGTTGATGCACTAAGGCTAGTGCCGAGATACAGGCGGGATCTTGCAAATCTAGGTAATACTCGCCCACTTGGTCAGCGAGCAATAAACCTTTGTAATTGATAGTTCGAGCGGAACACGACGGAATGTAATACTCGCCACCGTATTTAAGCTTTAAAGCGCGAATGGCATGGCTGGCACGTTTGCGAATGATATACAGTTTGCGCTCTAGCGCATCGGTCACCAAAACATCATTGCCACGACCAATAAAGAGTTGGCGAATCACCGGCTCGGTGGCGCGAATCAATGGCGACATCGGCATGTCGTGGTTAACGGGGACATCACGCCAACCCAACACCACTTGTTTTTCGGCGCGAACCGCGCGCTCGATTTCTTCTTCACAGGCGGCGCGGGCTGCAGCTTCTTGTGGCAAGAAGCACATGGCTACACCGTAATCGCCCATTGGCGGTAAAACAATACCCTGGGTGAGTGTCACCTTGCGAAATAGCGCATCA contains:
- a CDS encoding glutamate synthase subunit beta → MGKPTGFLEIERVKDSYEPVAQRLTHYREFVPALSDDKAKLQGARCMDCGIPFCNNGCPVNNVIPDFNDLVYHQDWKTALDVLHSTNNFPEFTGRVCPAPCEAACTLGINDDPVGIKSIERSIIDKGWENGWVLPQIATVKTGKKVAVVGSGPAGLAAAQQLARAGHAVTVFEKNAAVGGLLRYGIPDFKLEQSVIDRRLAQLKAEGILFKTNTIIGSKDIPAGIVCDAQTVITPAELDAQFDAVILAGGAEVPRDLPVAGRELKGVHYALELLIAQNKQVAGGAANPIHAAGKHVVVIGGGDTGSDCVGTSNRHGAASVTQLELMPQPPEQENKPLVWPYWPVKMRTSSSHEEGADRDFAVQTQAFIGENGVLKAVQLVRLAWQDGKPTPIAGSEFELPADLVFLAMGFTHPVASILDAFGVEKDARGNAKASTEGNACYQTNVAKVFAAGDMRRGQSLIVWAIREGRQAAREVDQFLMGKTVLPR
- the gltB gene encoding glutamate synthase large subunit, whose protein sequence is MDMAFPNEQGMYDPANEHDACGVGFVAHIKGQKSHHIIEQGLLILKNIDHRGAVGADALAGDGAGILIQIPDALFRKVTLTQGIVLPPMGDYGVAMCFLPQEAAARAACEEEIERAVRAEKQVVLGWRDVPVNHDMPMSPLIRATEPVIRQLFIGRGNDVLVTDALERKLYIIRKRASHAIRALKLKYGGEYYIPSCSARTINYKGLLLADQVGEYYLDLQDPACISALALVHQRFSTNTFPTWDLAHPFRYIAHNGEINTLRGNVNWIRAREKAISSPVLGKDIDKIWPLIYPGQSDSASFDNALELLVMGGYSLAQAMMMMIPEAWERNGEMDENRRAFYEYHAAMMEPWDGPAAVAFTDGRQIGATLDRNGLRPARYLVTNDDLVVMASESGVLPISEERINKKWRLQPGKMFLIDLEQGRIIDDKELKDSLANAKPYREWIEKIRIKLDDIEGDDGEVSFPLPDAHSLLDQQQAFGYTQEDLKFILEPMAKAGEEPTGSMGNDAALTVLSRKNKPLYHYFKQLFAQVTNPPIDPIREEMVMSLVSFIGPKPNLLGTTDINPPIRLEVAQPVLSSAQFEKIRNIGQYTGGKFYSHQLDICYPVAWGKEGVEARLASLVAEAEDAVKSGANILIVSDRAMDATHVAIPALLATSAIHQHLVKRGLRTSTGLVVETGSARETHHIALLGGYGAEAVYPYLTLATLADLAYANGGDAELAAKYQKNFIKAVGKGLMKVMSKMGISTYMSYTGAQIFEAIGLQKSVVKKYFTGTASNVEGIGLFDIAEEAVRLHTSAFGTDPVLANQLDAGGEYAFRIRGEDHLWTPDSIAKLQHATRSNSYSTYKEYAALINDQSKRHLTLRGLFEIKPAGAPVPLAEVESAAEIVKRFATGAMSLGSISTEAHSTLAIAMNRIGGKSNTGEGGEDAARFGALKAGQTLSEVIGKSRIERDYTFKEGDSLRSAIKQVASGRFGVTTEYLVNADQIQIKMAQGAKPGEGGQLPGHKVSEYIGKLRHSVPGVGLISPPPHHDIYSIEDLAQLIHDLKNVNPVASISVKLVAEVGVGTVAAGVTKAKADHLVIAGHDGGTGASPQSSIKHAGGPWELGLAETQQTLVLNKLRGRVRVQVDGQMKTGRDVVIGALLGADEFGFATAPLVVEGCIMMRKCHLNTCPVGVATQDPVLRQRFSGQPEHVVNYFFFVAEEARQIMAEMGVRTIDELIGRSDLLDKQAGVDHWKTKGLDFSKIFYQPKAGPEVSRLHAEVQDHGLNKALDNQLLAQAAPALERGEVTQISLAVKNINRTVGAMLSGEVARRYGHAGLPEDTLQVALHGTAGQSFAAFLARGITITLTGEGNDYVGKGLSGGRIVIRPNAAFSGKTWENIIVGNTVLFGAIAGEAFFAGVGGERFAVRNSGATAVVEGLGDHGCEYMTGGTVVVLGQTGRNFAAGMSGGIAYVYDPDGVFAGRCNMAQVALERVLPAAEQAAPLHNDLADETQLKALIARHAELSGSARASQLLQDWPVSRAAFVKVFPNEYRRALNEMAAANVNAAAAVKEIA